The following are from one region of the Falco cherrug isolate bFalChe1 chromosome 19, bFalChe1.pri, whole genome shotgun sequence genome:
- the ASB8 gene encoding ankyrin repeat and SOCS box protein 8 — protein MWYIMQSIQSKYSLSERLIRTIAAIRSFPRDNVEDLIGRGADVNCMHGTLKPLHCACMVADADCVELLLQKGAEVNALDGYNRTALHYAAEKDETCVEILLEYGANPNALDGNKDTPLHWAAFKNNAECVRSLLENGALVNARDYNNDTPLSWAAMKGNLESVSILLDFGAEVRVVNLKGQTPISRLVALLVRGLGTEREDSCFDLLHRAIGHFELRKNGSMPWEVTRDQQLCEKLTLLCSAPGTLQTLSRYAVRRSLGVRFLPEAVKQLPLPTCLKEYVLLLS, from the exons ATGTGGTACATCATGCAGAGCATCCAGAGCAAGTACTCGCTGTCGGAGCGGCTCATCCGCACCATCGCCGCCATCCGCTCCTTCCCGCGGGACAACGTGGAAGATCTCATCGGCAGG GGCGCGGACGTGAACTGCATGCATGGCACCCTGAAACCGCTGCACTGCGCCTGTATGGTGGCTGATGCCGACTGTGtcgagctgctgctgcagaagggagcAGAG GTCAACGCCCTGGATGGCTACAACCGAACGGCCCTTCACTACGCAGCCGAGAAGGATGAAACCTGCGTGGAAATCCTCCTGGAGTACGGGGCCAACCCCAACGCGCTGGATGGCAACAAGGACACCCCGCTCCACTGGGCCGCCTTTAAGAACAACGCCGAGTGCGTGCGGTCGCTGCTGGAGAACGGTGCCTTGGTGAACGCCCGCGATTACAACAACGACACGCCGCTCAGCTGGGCAGCCATGAAGGGTAACCTGGAGAGCGTCAGCATCCTGCTCGACTTCGGGGCGGAGGTCCGGGTGGTTAATTTGAAAGGCCAAACTCCCATCTCGCGGTTGGTGGCGTTGCTGGTTCGGGGATTGGGTACGGAGCGTGAGGATTCCTGCTTCGACCTTCTCCATCGAGCTATTGGACATTTTGAGCTGAGAAAAAACGGCAGCATGCCCTGGGAGGTGACCCGGGAtcagcagctctgtgaaaaGCTCACCCTGCTCTGCTCGGCCCCTGGTACCCTACAGACGCTGTCGCGTTATGCCGTGCGCCGCAGCCTGGGCGTGCGGTTCCTGCCGGAGGCGGTGAAGCAGCTGCCCTTGCCCACCTGCCTGAAGGAGTATGTGCTGCTCCTTAGCTAA